CTTCAGCCTTAAACCTGCAGTTTCATCAAATCCAAACATAAGGTTCATATTCTGAACCGCCTGACCTGATGCACCTTTCAACAGATTATCCTCAATGGAGTGGATCACCAGTTTGTTACCCACTTTTTCCAGCTGGATCAACACTTTGTTTGTGTTCACCACCTGTTTCAGATCTATCTGTTTATCACTTACGTGCGTGAACGGATGTGCTGCATAATAGGCTTTGTACAGCTGCTGCGCTTCTTCCAGCGACAAGTCGCTCTGCAGATAAGAAGTGACCCAGATACCTCTGGGGAAGTCACCGCGAACCGGTACGAAGTTAACGTCTCCGGTAAAGGAAGGCTGCAACAGCTGCAGGCTTCGTCGTATTTCTTTCAGGTGCTGATGAGACAGTACTTTATACGTAGAGATGTTATTGGCTCTCCAGGTAAAATGGGAAGTAGCCTGGAGGCTCTGTCCTGCACCGGTAGAACCGGTGATACCTGTTGTATGTACTTCAGTCAGCAACCCGGCTTTAGCCAGTGGCAACAATCCTAACTGGATACCTGTTGCAAAACAGCCCGGGTTGGCAATATTATTTGCTGTAATGATCTGTTCGCGTTGCATTTCCGGAAGACCGTATACAAACTCGCGGTCTTTCACTGTTTCACCTAACCTGAAGTCCTGGCTCAGGTCGATGATCTTCACAGCAGGAGCGATATCTGTTACTTCCAGAAATTTCTTTGCTTCTCCATGACCCAGGCAGAGGAACAGCACATCAATGTCGCTGCTCACCTCTCCGGTGAAGGTCATTTCAGTTTCCCCCAGCAGGTCGGAATGCACTGCGTACAGGGGATTACCGGCGTTACTCCGGCTATTGACATAAGTAATTTCTACGTTGGGATGATTCAATAAAAGACGGATCATTTCTCCACCGCCATAACCAGCGCCACCAATAATACCAGCTTTTATTTTCTTGTCATTTGCCATTTTCATCTGTTTTACGCCGCCGGCTATTTGCCCTTGACACTTTCTGCAATCTGATGCCAGATCATCGTCTGGTTACCAAATATTTTGCTGAAGCCTCTTACATCTTCACCACTCCAGCCACTGTTCATTTCGCCGTACTTACCGAATTTGCTGCTCATCAGATCAAATTCAGATTTGATACCAGTTACCTGGAAACGGTAAGGCTGTAAAGTAAGATATACTTCGCCTGTGACGTGTTCCTGGCTGTGTTGCAGGAATGCTTCGATGTCGCGCATTACCGGGTCCATTACCTGACCTTCATGCAGCCAGTTACCGTAGAACTGGGATAACTGATCTTTCCAGGTCAGCTGCCATTTGGTGAGTACGTGTTTTTCCAGTGCGTGGTGTGCTTTGATGATAATTACAGGCGCGGCTGCCTCGAACCCAACGCGGCCTTTGATACCGATGATGGTATCGCCTACGTGGATGTCGCGGCCGATAGCGTAAGGACCAGCCAGTTCCTGCAGGTGCTGAATGGCTTCTGACGGATGAGCGAACGTTTTACCGTTCACGCCGGTCAGTTCACCTTTCACAAACTGTAAGGATACTTTTTCAGCCCCCTCTTTGGTCAGTTGTGTAGGCCATGCTTCTTCAGGCAGGAAGCCATCGGAGGTCAGTGTTTCTTTACCGCCTACAGATGTACCCCAGATACCTTTATTGATAGAATAAGCAGCTTTCTCGAAGTTCATTTCCACGCCCTTACCTTTCAGATAAGAGATCTCCTCTTCACGGCTGAGTTTCAGATCACGGATCGGAGTGATGATCTCAACACCCGGGATCATGATGTGAAAGATCATGTCGAAACGTACCTGGTCATTACCAGCACCGGTGCTACCATGCGCAACAGCGTCAGCGCCCAGTTCCTTTACGTGTTGTGCAATAGCCAGTGCCTGTGTAACACGCTCTGCACTTACACTCAGTGGGTAGGTGTTGTTCTTGAGCACATTACCAAATACCAGGTATTTGATCGCACTATCATAATAAGAGCGTATTGCATCTACCGTTTTGTGGCTCTTTACTCCCAGACTATATGCACGTCGTTCAATTTCCTGCAGTTCTTCCGCAGAAAAACCACCGGTATTAACGATTACTGAATGCACTTCATACCCTTTGTCATCTGTCAGGTATTTTACGCAATAGGAAGTATCGAGTCCTCCGCTAAATCCAAGTACTACTTTTTTCATTAATGATAAGATTGTGCTCCTCCACCACACTACCGTATGGGTGACGCGTTATAATAAAAAAATGATCTCTTAAAATATATTGAACAAAAAGAAACGCTTTCTGCTGGACGGTGCGCCGCCTCCGCTGATGCCATCCTTACCACTTTTCAGCAATACGAATCTTTTGAAACGGAGCCATCTTTCGAACAGCTTAAAGTTCTCTTTGAATTTTCTGGCTTTCTTCTGGTGTTTGATCTGCCCGTCAGCAGCCACCAGTATTTGCGGATGAGCAGCTGTTGCATCCGTCTGAATGTGCAAGGCAGCTTTTTTCAGTGCTTCCTTTTCCGCCTCTTCTTTTGCTTTTTCCACCGGATCGTAGAGCATGGCAGTACACAGACAGTTCTTACGGTTCTTGCTTGTCAGGACCTCAAAGTTAATACAGCTACGGCAACCTTTCCAGAACTCTTCATCATCTGTAAGTTCAGAATAGGTAACCGGCTCATAACCGAGTTCCGAGTTGATCTTCATTACCGCAAGACCGGTAGTGAGACCAAATATTTTTGCGTCAGGGTATTTCTGTCTGGACAGTTCAAATACACGATGTTTGATCGCTTTTGCCACACCATGTCCTCTGAATGCAGGGTTTACGATAAGTCCTGAGTTGGCCACAAATTTCTCATGTCCCCAGGCTTCGATATAGCAGAAGCCTACCCATTCACCTTTATCTGTTACTGCAATAACAGCCTTACCCTCCTCCATTTTCAGCTGAACATATTCGGGAGAACGTTTGGCAATACCTGTTCCACGCGCTTTAGCGGAAGCTTCCATCTCATCTGTGATGGTTTTGCCATAATGCTTATCGTCAGTGGTAGCCACCCTGACAATGATATTCGGATTTTCCAATTTTGTCAATTGAAAACGTAAATCAATAAATTATTATCTGAAATCCATTACTGGATAGGAATACACCTTCTATGACTGTAGTGGTCACGGTGTTGCGATAGCGGGCATTGTATAAGCGGACGCTATCAAATACGAGGTCGTCGGGAAAGATATCTAAAGACGTTGAACCCAATAGAGTACTCTCCTTCCATCAGAGAAGGATGATATGCAGAAAGGTTATGGGCCGCAAAGTTTACCAACTTCAGTTCAGCATTAAATTGTTAAAAACAGTCTTTAATTTAAATCAACCGCAAAGTTATAATATTATTTTTTCTTAACGGCCAAAAAATTCAAGACTGAAAGTTAAATTATCAGGTAGGTAGTTGCAAATTATGGGCCAACATAGATTATTTATATTCATATAAAACAGATGTCCCCGCCACATTGGCGGGGACACACTGAGAATCAATAGTTTAATCATTTAGTGATCACTCCCAGCTCTGCCACACTGGCCCAGTGTTCGTTCTCATTGGCAGGGGCGATCGCCACCAACCTGAAGAAACGGCCTTTCACCGGTGTGTTGAATTTAATTGTCTGTATAACAGGATTGTTAGCGATGTTTGCGAAGTTTCCATGTGCGACCGGTTGTCCCCAGTTCTCCCCATCCTGACTGATATAGAACTCATAAGTATATATGGTACCGGAACGTACCGTCTGGTGTCTGGGTGTATAAGTGAACCCTTTCAATACCAGTGTATCCTGCATATCCACCTGAATCTCATGCGGATATTTTGAAGCATCCGGCTGATAGTTGGTCATCCAGAAGGAGTTCGGGTTACCATCGATCGCTCTGTCCGGATCCGCGCCGTCTGCCTGTCCATCAGTATAGATCACTTTCCATTTGGCCGGCGCTACGTCGAAGGCTGCTGTTACTGTGGTGCTGGCTACTTTTCCTTTCTCCAGGAAAGCCTTCGCTTTCACCACTCCGCCTTTCGGCAGGGAAATGAAGCCGGTATATTTCGGAGATTTAAAGGTAGGTTCCTTCCCATCCAGGGTATAGTGCAGCTCAGGATCAGCTGACGCGCAGGTAATGCTTACCTCGCCATTCTTATTACGCTGGATCATCGGCACGGCCAGTAATCCCGGCGCCCTGTAGACCTGCACTTCGCTGATCACCGGACAAGACAGCGCGTCCTGTATATTGATCCGTACCTGTGTAGTGGTCACATCAGGGAATGAGAGGATACGTTTATGTCCGACAGTAGTCGCAGTCGCAATTTCCCTGAACACACCTTTTTCCAGCACTTCCACACTGAAACCCTTCACACGCTGGCCCAGTGCGATGTACTCCTGCAATACCAGACGATTGAAGGTGGTCGCTTTCGGGAAGGTCAGTGTGATGGTACCTTTCAGCACATTATCAGGTGTTGCCCAGTACGTGTCTTTTTTACCGTCAACCAGGAACTTTGCATTTACTTTTGCGTTGTTCTTACGCGTTTCGGTAGCTGTTACTTTCGCCCCCTTTGCCAGGTTCACCCTAAAGCTGGCGTCTACCATCTTCCTGAACTCCATCAGACGAGTAGAATCAGCGCTGTAGATCAGTCCCCTCCTGTCTACCGGTACATTCAGCAGCATATTACCATTACGGCCAACAGAGCCGTAGTAGATATCAAGTAATTGCTGTACGCTCTTCACCTTATCATTGGTAGAAGGACTATAAAACCATCCCGGGCGGATAGACACGTCACATTCTGACGGTATCCATTTCTCACCGTTCATATTACCCTCATTCAGTACAGACTGCGCTGGTGCGCCTTTGCCAGGCGTAAACCCGGTTACATTCAGCGTAGCCCAGTTGGTAGTTCCTGCGATACCGTCTTCATTACCTACCCAGCGGCAACCCGGCCCGACATCACTGAAGATAACCGCGTTCGGCTGGTTTTTATATACCGTATTGTGGAAAAGCGGCCAGTCGTATACCGGCTTTTTACCGTTCGGACCTTCTCCGTTCGCACCATCAAACCACTGTTCGAATACCGGGCCGTAGCTGCTCAGTACTTCATTTAATGTATTGGCGAAAACCTGATTGTATTCGGGCGTACCGTAAGCCGGGTGGTTACGGTCCCATGGAGAAAGGTATACCCCGAACTTCAGACCATATTCCTTACAGGCGGCTGACAGCTCTTTCAACACATCTCCCTTCCCATCTTTCCAGGAGCTTTCCCTTACCGTATGTGTGCTGTATTTACTTGGCCACAGACAGAAACCGTCGTGGTGTTTGGCAGTGATGATGATTGCCTTCATACCGGCCTGCTTCGCAGTACGTGCCCATTGGCGGGCATCCAGCTGAGAAGGATTGAAGACCTTTGGGTCCTCATCACCATGTCCCCATTCATTATCAGTAAATGTATTGGGTCCCAGGTGGATAAACATGTAGTATTCCATATCCTGCCAGTCAAGCTGGGCCTGGGATGGCAGCGCACCATAAGGAGCGATGTCCTGTGCATGAGCAGAGGCAAGGGAGCAGCAAAGTCCTGCCGTTAATAGAAACTTTCTCATCTAAAATGTTTGACCGCTTGCATCAACGGATGGGTTTCCGGACACAATCAGTTATATAAGACCTGTTATTAAATTCTTATGACCTGTTCTCTAATAAGACCTGTTCTCTCACGTTTTCCACAACGTCGAACTAAAATAGTGTTTAAAAAAGCGTATCGCCTACACCATGATAAAATTGATGCAGGGAAAGGCAAAATAAAACAGAACTTACAACTATTTTATTAACGCTGGCAACAACTATTACGCAATTTTTCTATTTTTAGTCACCAGCATCCATACACCAGCAGTCTTCTTTTAGCAAGAGCTAAAACCAAACAACGCATGAAAAAGCAGCAATTTCACAGGAGAAACTTTCTCAAAACCACTGTGGCCGCAGGTGTGGGATTAACCCTCCTTAATACGCCTGCCCAACTCTTCGCCGCCACACGAAAAGAAAAAGTAAGAATAGGACTGATAGGCGTCGGTGCACGTGGACAGGGGCATCTTGAGCTATGCCTGCAACGGACTGACGTAGACGTGGTCGCTATCTGTGATCCGGATACACAGTGGGCTATTCCGAAATCACGGGACCTGATCAGCAAGGCTTACGGCGCCAAAAAGAAAGTGGCAGAATACAGTAACGGACCAGAAGATTTCCACAATATGCTCAGGCGTGATGACATGGATGCAGTCATCATAGCTACTCCGTGGGAATGGCACACCATACAGGCAGTAGCGGCCATGAAAGCAGGCAAAACGCCTGCTGTAGAGGTATGTGGCGCTTCTGACATCCAGGAATGCTGGAACCTTGTTAATACAAGTGAAGATACCAACATCCCTGTCTTTGGTATGGAAAACGTATGTTACCGCCGGGATGTAATGGCCGTGCTGAACATGGTGCGGCAGGGGCTTTTCGGCGAACTGACGCACCTGCAGGGAGGTTATCAGCACGACCTGCGGAAGGTAAAGTTCAATGATGGCAAACAGTTATACGGAGGAGGGGTAGAATTTGGCGAGAAAGCGATGTCAGAGGCCAAATGGAGGACCAATCACAGTGTACATCGTAACGGCGACCTCTATCCTACCCATGGCTTAGGCCCTGTGGCAAATATGATCAACATCAACAGAGGAAATCGTTTGCTGTCACTGACATCGGTTGCCACCAAAGCCAGAGGATTACATAAGTATGTTGTGGATAATGGTGGTGAAAACCATCCTAATGCCAAGGTAGAATTTAAGTTAGGGGATATTGTATCTACCCTGATCCGCACCAATAACGGAGAGACCATTATGCTGTCGCACGATACCAACTCTCCGCGTCCCTACTCACTCAATTTCCGAGTGCAGGGTACGAATGGATTATGGATGGACGATTTCGATTCAATCTATGTGGAAGGCAAAAGTCCGTATGACCAGTGGGAGAAAGCCGGTAGCGAAAAAGATCCGGCGAGCTACATGGGCAAATATGACCATCCGCTGTGGAAACGTTATACCAGCAGTGCTGCCGGCGCCGGACATGGAGGAATGGACTGGTTTGTGATCAATTCATTCATTGAAAGTGTGAAAAGAGGCGCCCCATATGCACTGGATGTGTATGACCTGGCTACCTGGTATGCGATCACACCACTCAGTGAACAGTCAGTAGCCGAAGGCGGGAATGTGCAGTATATACCTGACTTCACGCGTGGGCAGTGGATGAACCGGAAACCGATCTTTGCACTGGACGACCAGTATTAGCGCCGGAAGACCAGTATTAAATAAAAAGGCCCCGCCAGTAGCGGGGCCTTTTCTATAATTAATCAGTTATTATCTTTTACCTACTTTATGCCCTGCCAGTGCATAATATAGAATGTACAGATAACATGGTACCATACAGTACACAAAAGCGTGTCTGAAGTCCAGTCCTTCCACATAGATGAAGCTCTCAGGATTGTACAGGCGGGAGAAGATCTGTGGCAATACGCCACCACCAACGATGCCCATTACCAGGAAGGCGGAACCCAACTTGGTGAACCTGCCCAGTTTCTCGATACCCAAAGGGAAGATAGCAGGCCACATCAGTGAGTTAGCCAATCCGAGCAGGGCGATAAAGGTTACAGCGGTGTAGCCGGTAGTCAGATATGCACAAACTGTAAACAGTACACCAAGTATGGCGCAGATACGTAAGCTCATAGACTGAGACAGGTATTTCGGGATCGCGATGATCCCTACTACATATCCTACCAGCATGGCAGCAAGCGTAAATGTGGTGAAATATTTGGTCTGGTCGAGGTTCATACCTAATTCCCTGCCATAAGTACCGATCACATCACCGGCCATTACTTCAACACCCACATACATGAATATACAGAGAGCACCCAGTAGCACATATGGATACTGGAAAATGCTGGTTCTGCTGTCGGTCACTGTCTTTCCTTCAGCATCCACGGTTTTGTTTTCCGTTTCTATTTCAGGCAGGGAGGAACGGCTGATGGCTACGGCCACTACCACACAAATCACTGCAAGGATAATATAGGGAAGAATAACTCTGGAAGCGAGGCTGTCCAGCAGACCATTCTTTTCCACCAGGTCAGTAGCCGTCTGGATCTGGGCCTCCAGTTTTGTCGCATCTTTTAAGATAATGGAAGCCAGGATCAGCGGGCTTATTGTACCGGCTATCTTGTTACAGATACCCATTATGCTGATACGTTTGGCAGCACTCTCTATTGGTCCGATGATGCTTACATAGGGATTGGAGGCAGTCTGCAACAGTGACATTCCCGCCCCCTGTATGAACAGACCGGTCAGGAACATACCGAAGCTGCGGGTATTGGCAGCCGGAATGAATACAAGGCAGCCAGCAGCCATGATGACAAGGCTGTATGCCATACCGTTTTTAAAACCGGTCTTCTTGATAATGAAGGAGGAAGGGATGGCGAGGAAGAAATAACCCAGGTAAGAAGCAAATGTCACCAACAGTGCTTCTGCAATAGAAAGCTGGCAGGAAATCTGCAGGAACGGGATCAGTGTTGCATTCACCCACGTAATAAAGCCCAGCATAAAATACAGTATCCCCAAAATCATGAGTGATTGCACAAAACCGGCCTGTTTAGGAGGCGCAGCAAGCGTTGTTGCGGTGTTAGACATTGTTACCCTGTTTTTATAAATTATTAAATGATTCTGATTGATCCTTGCGAACTTAACCAACAATTTCCGCATTTCATAGTTAAATGCGACCAAATGGCGGTCCGGGATAGATTAAAGTTAATTTACGATCTTAAATGGCTTAAATAGTACACTTTTCCAACTCCCTTTCAGGGGTTTAATCAACTTCTATTAAAAAAGAATAGAAATTTTACAACATATTAGCTAAAACGTTTTTGCTTCAGGAAAATAGGCACATTTATTTTGAAAATTTAGGAATTGTCGAAAAATAAATTATAAATTTAACGCGCAAAAATTACAGTAATTTAACACGTTTATGGCTCAACAAACAAAGCAAAGTACACATCCATCTTTCTTTGTACTGATACTTGTATTTTTTTTCTGGGGATTCGTTGCTGCCTCAAACAGCATATTCATTCCCTTTTGTAAAGCGCATTTCCACCTTGGACAGCTGGAATCACAGTTAATTGATTTCTCTTTCTATGGCGCTTACTTCATCGGCTCGCTGCTGCTGTATCTCTTCTCAGCAATACGGGGCGTAGACATCTTAAACAAGATCGGTTACCAGAAAGGGATTATTTATGGCCTGCTCATCTCTGTAGTAGGCGCAATCGCGTTAATTGCCGCAGTGAACATTGGCAACAAGATGGCTGACGAAACTGCCGCTTTTTATCTTATTCTGGGTGCTTTCTTTATCGTTGCGCTGGGCTTTTCCCTGCAGCAAACTGCTGCTAATCCCTTTGCCATTCTGTTAGGCGATCCGGCTAAAGGTACCCACCGCCTGAACCTGGCGGGTGGTATCAACTCCTTTGGTACGACTATCGGACCACTGGTTGTAAGTATCCTTCTCTTTGGTTCTGCAAAAGATGCTTCCGTGTCTGCTGACACTGACATCAGCAAGATCAATGCGCTCTACATCCTGTTGATCGTATTGTTCCTGGTTGCAGCTGCTATCTTCTGGTTCTCTAAAATGCCTAAAGGCACTTCTGATGAGCCATTTGAACAATCTCCCCGTGCGAGTAAATCCCTGGGTGCGATCACCGGCATGTTCATCCTGATTATGGTGGGTATTGTTCTTAATGCTATTAAAACTTCTATTGGTGTTGACGAAGCGACTGACCTCGGTCTGCCTTTCTTCCTGGTAGGTATCGTAGGTATCCTGGCTATTCTGTTCTACTCTCTGAACAGTGCCCGTAAAGACGGAAATGGCTGGGGTGCAATGAGATATCCTCAGCTGATCATGGGTATGATCGCGATCTTCGTGTATGTGGGTGTGGAAGTGACTATCGCCAGTAACATGGGCGCCCTGCTGAAACATCCGGGCTTCCTGACACTGGAAGGTTTGTCAGAATCGCAGATCGACCCATACGTTTCCCTGTTCTGGGGTAGTATGATGGTGGGTCGCTGGACAGGTGCCATCACTGTATTCAACGTATCGAAAACTGCCCGTCAGGTCCTCTCTGTAATTGTACCGTTCATTGCATACGGCGTCGTACTGGGAGCGAATCACCTGAAAGGTACTGACGTTAGCGTGCTGTATCCTTACGCAGGTGTACTGGTTGTACAGATCATCGGCTTCTTTGCCGGTCAGGACAAACCAGCTAAAACCCTGATGATATTCGCATTACTTGGTATCATGGCCATGGTAGTTGGTCTGTTCACCACTGGTGAAACATCCATCTTCGCATTCATCGCAGGCGGTTTGTTCTGCTCTGTAATGTGGTCCTGTATCTTCGCGCTGGCTATTGCTGGTCTGGGTAAATATACCAGTCAGGGTTCTTCCTTCCTGGTACTGATGATCCTGGGTGGCTCTCTGGTACCTCCTGTTCAGGGCGGTCTCGCAGATATCCCATCTATCGGTATCCATTATTCTTACATTATTCCGGTTGTATGCTTTGCATACCTGGCCTTTTTTGCATTCAGAGTTAAAAACATATTAAAATCACAGGGAATAGATTATGAGTCAGCAATTAGCGGTGGGCATTGATATTGGAGGAACCAATACAAAGTTTGGCATAGTAGATCGCAGAGGTAATATTCTGTGTGATGGACGTATGCTAACTAATCAACATGAAGACGTTCATGGCTTCCTGGATGAGTTGCATAGCAATTTGTCCGTATTAATAGAACAGGTAGGAGGTATCCAGAATATCAGAGGTATCGGTGTGGGTGCGCCTAATGGCAACTTCTATACTGGTAACATTGAGTACGCTCCAAACCTGAGATGGAAAGGCGTAGTGCCCTTGGCGAAACTGCTCAGTGAGAAATTCGGTGTGCCGGCTATTCTTACCAACGATGCGAACGCCGCTGCGCTGGGTGAATTCCAGTACGGTGCTGCAAGAAGCATGAGAGATTTTATCGTTATTACACTGGGTACTGGTGTAGGTAGTGGTATCGTAGCCAATGGTCAGCTGATCTATGGTCATGACGGCTTTGCCGGTGAACTGGGTCACTGCATCGTTATTCCTGGTGGCAGGTATCATCCTGGTACTGGTGCACATGGTTCCCTGGAAGCATATGCTTCTGCAACCGGTGTAACCAACACTGCCCTGGAATTCCTGGCTGAACGCCCTGATACAAAGAGCATCCTGCGTGATCATCCGAAAGAGGAGATCAATTCGAAAGTAATATATGAAGCTGCAATGAAAGGCGATCCGCTGGCAGTAGAAGTATACGAATTCACCGGTAAAATACTGGGTGAGGCCCTGGCCAACTTCGTAATGTTCTCCAGCCCTGAAGCGATCATCCTGTTCGGCGGTCTGACAAAAGCAGGTGACATGATCATGAAGCCTGTACGCGAGCATATGGAGAAAAACCTGCTGCCTATCTTCCAGAATAAGGTGAAGCTGGTATTCTCCGAGCTGAAAGAAAGCGATGCTGCCATTCTCGGCGCGAGCGCACTTGCGTGGGAAATGAAAGATTAAACTTTCAACCGGTTTTCCGGTATCATAAATAAAGATTTATGCAAGATCGCAGACATTTCTTAAAAGCAGCGGCCCTTAGTGCCGCTGCTTTATCTTTGGATGGTATGTCATCCGAAGCAAAGGCGGCAACTGCCGCTAAAAAAGGTAAGGTGACAAAGCCTATCGTGGTGTCCACCTGGGATTTCGGTCGTGCAGCTAACGAAGCTGCCTGGGACGTGCTCAAAAAAGGCGGACGTGCACTTGATGCGGTGGAAGCCGGCGTAAAAGTACCGGAAGCAGACCCGAACAACCATACCGTAGGATACAGCGGATATCCCGACCGTGACGGCCGTGTAACCCTGGATGCCTGCATTATGGATGAACTGGGAAACTGTGGTTCCGTGGCTGCGCTGGAACATATCGTACACCCTATCTCCGTCGCCCGTGCTGTGATGGAAAAAACCCCTCACGTCATGCTGGTAGGTGACGGCGCGCTGCAATTTGCCCTGTCTCAGGGTTTCAAAAAAGAAAACCTGCTGACACCGGAATCAGAAAAGGCCTGGCGCGAATGGCTGAAAACATCCGAATACAAGCCTATCATGAACATAGAGAACAATTCCTATGGTCCTGAGAAAGCGACCACTTTCAGCCCGCTCCGGCTGCCCGGAAACCAATACAACCATGACACGATCGGTATGGTAGCCCTGGATGCCAATGGCAACCTGTCCGGCGCCTGTACCACCAGTGGTATGGCTTACAAACTGCATGGCCGCGTAGGAGACTCTCCTATCATTGGTGCAGGTTTGTATGTGGATAACGAAGTAGGCGCTGCTACCTCTACAGGTGTAGGTGAAGAAGTGATCCGCGTAGTGGGGAGCTTCCTGGTGGTGGAACTGATGCGTCAGGGTTATTCTCCACACGAAGCGTGTAAAGAAGCAGTTACCCGTATTGTTAAAAAGAACAGGGAAAGAGCGAAAGGATTACAGGTAGGCTTCCTCGCTATCAACAAAAAAGGGGAGCATGGTGCATACTGCCTGCAGAAAGGATTTAACTACGCTGTGCTGTCTGAAAAGGAAAACAACGTCCTGATTGATGGTAAGCATTATTTCTAACAGATGAACAGAAAGATCACGCTTGAAATATGCGCTGGCTCTGTCGCTTCCTGCATTGCAGCAGAAGAAGGTGGCGCTCAGCGTATTGAATTGTGCGATAACCTGCTGGAAGGTGGTACCACCCCCAGCTACGGCACGATCGCCATGGCCCGTGAAAAAGTAAAGATTGATCTCTATCCGATCATCCGTCCACGTGGCGGAGACTTTCTGTACGATGACCTCGAATTTGAGACCATGCAGAAAGATATCAAACTGTGTAAGTCCCTCGGTTGTAACGGCGTGGTTATTGGCCTGCTCACTGCCGATGGTAAAGTAGACAAGGTACGTACTAAAGCACTGGTCGATCTGGCCTGGCCAATGGGCGTTACTTTTCACCGCGCTTTTGATATGACGGACGATCCTTTACAGGCACTGGAAGATATCATAGAAACCGGCTGCGAGCGCATCCTGACCTCTGGTCAGCGCAATACGGCAACGGAAGGTATCCCCTTACTGAAAACACTGGTAGAAAAGACCGCGGGACGTATTGCTATCCTCGTAGGATCTGGTGTACGTGCCCACAACATTGCCGAACTCGTAAAAGAAACCGGCGCAACGGAGTTCCATACTACTGCCAAAGCGTATGAGGAAAGCGGCATGGTATACCGTAATCCAAACGTCAGTATGGGTGGCATTCCCGGTGTACCGGAATATGGCATCTCCAAGACACAGGTGAACGAAGTGAAAAAGATACTGGCCCTGGCCAATGAAGCTGCCGGCAACTAACAGGTCCCTGCTTATTTACCTTACTGAATAAAGCAAAAAGGGGCGTCTGCTGGATAGCGGACGCCCTTTTTCGTATCGGTTTAGATTTGCTGTGCTTATTATTACAGATCGTTCTGCTGAATGTTACCATTTGCATTGATCTCATCCTGCGGAAACAGGAACTCCCAGCGGATATCCCCTGCAGGTACCTGCATCAGATTATTCGTCAGT
The DNA window shown above is from Chitinophaga agri and carries:
- a CDS encoding sugar MFS transporter codes for the protein MSNTATTLAAPPKQAGFVQSLMILGILYFMLGFITWVNATLIPFLQISCQLSIAEALLVTFASYLGYFFLAIPSSFIIKKTGFKNGMAYSLVIMAAGCLVFIPAANTRSFGMFLTGLFIQGAGMSLLQTASNPYVSIIGPIESAAKRISIMGICNKIAGTISPLILASIILKDATKLEAQIQTATDLVEKNGLLDSLASRVILPYIILAVICVVVAVAISRSSLPEIETENKTVDAEGKTVTDSRTSIFQYPYVLLGALCIFMYVGVEVMAGDVIGTYGRELGMNLDQTKYFTTFTLAAMLVGYVVGIIAIPKYLSQSMSLRICAILGVLFTVCAYLTTGYTAVTFIALLGLANSLMWPAIFPLGIEKLGRFTKLGSAFLVMGIVGGGVLPQIFSRLYNPESFIYVEGLDFRHAFVYCMVPCYLYILYYALAGHKVGKR
- a CDS encoding MFS transporter, with protein sequence MAQQTKQSTHPSFFVLILVFFFWGFVAASNSIFIPFCKAHFHLGQLESQLIDFSFYGAYFIGSLLLYLFSAIRGVDILNKIGYQKGIIYGLLISVVGAIALIAAVNIGNKMADETAAFYLILGAFFIVALGFSLQQTAANPFAILLGDPAKGTHRLNLAGGINSFGTTIGPLVVSILLFGSAKDASVSADTDISKINALYILLIVLFLVAAAIFWFSKMPKGTSDEPFEQSPRASKSLGAITGMFILIMVGIVLNAIKTSIGVDEATDLGLPFFLVGIVGILAILFYSLNSARKDGNGWGAMRYPQLIMGMIAIFVYVGVEVTIASNMGALLKHPGFLTLEGLSESQIDPYVSLFWGSMMVGRWTGAITVFNVSKTARQVLSVIVPFIAYGVVLGANHLKGTDVSVLYPYAGVLVVQIIGFFAGQDKPAKTLMIFALLGIMAMVVGLFTTGETSIFAFIAGGLFCSVMWSCIFALAIAGLGKYTSQGSSFLVLMILGGSLVPPVQGGLADIPSIGIHYSYIIPVVCFAYLAFFAFRVKNILKSQGIDYESAISGGH
- a CDS encoding ROK family protein, whose translation is MSQQLAVGIDIGGTNTKFGIVDRRGNILCDGRMLTNQHEDVHGFLDELHSNLSVLIEQVGGIQNIRGIGVGAPNGNFYTGNIEYAPNLRWKGVVPLAKLLSEKFGVPAILTNDANAAALGEFQYGAARSMRDFIVITLGTGVGSGIVANGQLIYGHDGFAGELGHCIVIPGGRYHPGTGAHGSLEAYASATGVTNTALEFLAERPDTKSILRDHPKEEINSKVIYEAAMKGDPLAVEVYEFTGKILGEALANFVMFSSPEAIILFGGLTKAGDMIMKPVREHMEKNLLPIFQNKVKLVFSELKESDAAILGASALAWEMKD
- a CDS encoding N(4)-(beta-N-acetylglucosaminyl)-L-asparaginase, translating into MQDRRHFLKAAALSAAALSLDGMSSEAKAATAAKKGKVTKPIVVSTWDFGRAANEAAWDVLKKGGRALDAVEAGVKVPEADPNNHTVGYSGYPDRDGRVTLDACIMDELGNCGSVAALEHIVHPISVARAVMEKTPHVMLVGDGALQFALSQGFKKENLLTPESEKAWREWLKTSEYKPIMNIENNSYGPEKATTFSPLRLPGNQYNHDTIGMVALDANGNLSGACTTSGMAYKLHGRVGDSPIIGAGLYVDNEVGAATSTGVGEEVIRVVGSFLVVELMRQGYSPHEACKEAVTRIVKKNRERAKGLQVGFLAINKKGEHGAYCLQKGFNYAVLSEKENNVLIDGKHYF
- a CDS encoding copper homeostasis protein CutC — protein: MNRKITLEICAGSVASCIAAEEGGAQRIELCDNLLEGGTTPSYGTIAMAREKVKIDLYPIIRPRGGDFLYDDLEFETMQKDIKLCKSLGCNGVVIGLLTADGKVDKVRTKALVDLAWPMGVTFHRAFDMTDDPLQALEDIIETGCERILTSGQRNTATEGIPLLKTLVEKTAGRIAILVGSGVRAHNIAELVKETGATEFHTTAKAYEESGMVYRNPNVSMGGIPGVPEYGISKTQVNEVKKILALANEAAGN